A genomic region of Burkholderia humptydooensis contains the following coding sequences:
- a CDS encoding acyltransferase domain-containing protein → MVVGKGNLMAQVAFLFPGQGAFYAGATRALSGAYPVVRQAMQAIDAVSVRRLRRPLLATMWDGHIGVEDLLRHAPDLLQLAIYATSVSCFEALRVHGARPDVLVGHSFGEIAALTCAGAFSIDEGADIVCDRIDALREAAPADGRMAAVSASPDAVRAHLAACFRGVPDGRAGRVRIAVENHALQTVVSGAREYVDEFCAYCARNNISAQILNSPYAFHHDDLENARIEFGRCLKAYKNKALEYPVYSPILNRHYAAADDLGACLARHLVLPVRFGDGVARLKAAGVGAFVECGALNALSRISVRALGPGAAKTFPGASSAEGELAGLENVLAYFNGGSVMNDDIRASNLQLDFDEFWRNSGPGIVDKIKGELKRFFDARGLQATPAPQIVTDRGVAAGFAPAAATGVPPAAAPVASVAPVAQAAAVPVAAAASARVPRDRLFAELVGIYAEAMEYPVEVFTETVELEAELGIDSVKQTEIIQRISARYGLPPLPANFRAGDFKAMGQIVDFVYEHQGEAALVTS, encoded by the coding sequence TTGGTGGTGGGCAAAGGCAATCTCATGGCGCAAGTGGCATTTCTGTTTCCCGGGCAAGGCGCGTTCTATGCGGGCGCGACGCGGGCATTGAGCGGCGCGTATCCCGTGGTGCGGCAGGCCATGCAGGCGATCGACGCCGTCTCGGTGCGGCGGTTGCGCCGCCCGCTGCTCGCGACCATGTGGGACGGGCACATCGGCGTCGAGGATCTGCTGCGGCACGCGCCGGATCTGCTGCAGCTCGCGATCTATGCGACGTCCGTCTCATGCTTCGAGGCGCTGCGCGTGCACGGCGCGCGGCCCGACGTGCTCGTCGGCCACAGCTTCGGCGAGATCGCCGCGCTCACGTGCGCCGGCGCGTTCTCGATCGACGAAGGCGCCGACATCGTCTGCGACCGGATCGACGCGTTGCGTGAAGCCGCGCCCGCCGATGGCCGGATGGCGGCCGTGTCCGCGTCGCCCGACGCGGTGCGCGCGCATCTCGCCGCGTGCTTTCGCGGCGTGCCCGACGGCCGCGCGGGGCGCGTGCGGATCGCGGTCGAAAATCACGCGTTGCAGACCGTCGTGTCCGGCGCGCGCGAATACGTCGACGAATTCTGCGCCTATTGCGCTCGAAACAATATCTCCGCGCAAATATTGAATTCGCCTTACGCATTTCATCATGACGATCTGGAAAATGCGCGAATCGAATTTGGACGATGTCTGAAAGCCTATAAAAACAAAGCGCTTGAATATCCGGTTTATTCACCGATATTGAATCGCCATTACGCGGCGGCCGACGATCTCGGCGCGTGTCTCGCGCGCCATCTCGTGCTGCCGGTCCGGTTCGGAGATGGGGTCGCAAGACTGAAAGCCGCCGGCGTCGGCGCGTTCGTCGAGTGCGGGGCGCTGAACGCGCTCAGCAGGATCTCGGTGCGCGCGCTGGGGCCCGGCGCCGCCAAGACCTTTCCGGGCGCGTCGAGCGCGGAAGGCGAACTCGCCGGCCTGGAGAACGTTCTCGCATATTTCAATGGGGGTAGTGTCATGAACGACGACATTCGCGCAAGCAATCTGCAACTCGATTTCGACGAGTTCTGGCGCAACAGCGGTCCCGGAATCGTCGACAAGATCAAGGGCGAGCTCAAGCGGTTCTTCGACGCGCGCGGGCTGCAAGCGACGCCCGCGCCGCAAATCGTGACCGATCGCGGCGTGGCGGCCGGTTTCGCGCCCGCGGCCGCGACGGGCGTCCCGCCGGCTGCGGCACCCGTTGCGTCGGTTGCGCCGGTCGCGCAAGCAGCGGCCGTGCCGGTTGCGGCCGCCGCATCCGCGCGGGTGCCGCGCGATCGGCTCTTCGCCGAGCTCGTCGGGATCTACGCGGAGGCGATGGAATACCCGGTCGAGGTGTTCACCGAGACGGTCGAGCTCGAAGCGGAGCTCGGCATCGATTCGGTCAAGCAGACGGAAATCATCCAGCGGATCAGCGCGCGCTACGGGTTGCCGCCGCTGCCGGCGAACTTCCGCGCCGGCGATTTCAAGGCGATGGGCCAGATCGTCGATTTCGTCTACGAGCATCAAGGCGAGGCGGCGCTCGTCACGAGCTGA
- a CDS encoding SDR family oxidoreductase produces MSNSYLLGKRVLVTGGAKNVGRAICRRFAEEGAHVIVNFFHSLDASKETAAELRALGATVDVVRASVAQPAQVERMFDEIEAKYGKLDILVNNAASGALLSVDDIEAAHFDRALDTNLKGAFWCARRAARLMARAGGGAIVNVSSVGATLVPANYLVVGTAKAALESLTRYLAVEYASLGIRVNGASSTLIDGDVAAQFPDPENTKRSSIAATPLGRLATAEDLADVVLFLASDAARWITGQVIVADGGLSLCSEALSPRREWRDAAQAAHAVSSSVPADSATASASAPAAAPATAEFACASPSAPIDASRAATAPDDDTDEIAVVGMGVALPGASDPEAFWQALLNGPELFGNVPPDRWDYRSFHSTDPSAEDKSYQSRSVFIEHFEPEARLRAEIEAAAAPGELTTLWLRHSLRQALDGVRVRACDRASFVVGYTADGSQHLEEGMVLAAMRARLRETLDEAGAPPDERERSIAQIDAVLRARYARGTGELSEYFPHRVGLNAMRGVLPDDAEYMMVDTACSSSLYSVDLGIKSLLAGKHDVVACGGAFALAPRGSVLFSKLHGLSKSGEVRPLDKACDGVLFADGAGVVILKRLKSALADGDRVLGVLKAFGSSSDGKGKAIYAPNSAGQSIAIERAYRQTGVRKEAVDWVVAHATGTPAGDLAEFQSLRDGLKHDRPVYVTSNKSLVGHTGWAAGVVSLIQVLLALEHGRIPPQHRFAEPPREFDIESSGFTIPTQAVDWPRKADAARVAAVSGFGFGGTNGHLIVGEYRPDLSASQPAARVSREPLAIVGWSAKFPGLDGRDAIAAWLNGAGGAPGASFGPAYPLPSFDRVRMPPAVLRALDRCQLMALDAAHDMREQLRDYWSAHANSIGVVMGHMGPTRNAALYASRCYVDDIAAAVRASFDDASRAPLDDALARVAEKTRRLVPPTTENSFPGMMPNVIPARVANYHDLHGMNMTVDAGHASTLAAFEVASRFLRSGELDMVIVGGINGNSADEVQPAFDRPLAEGIVLFAVTTKAQADAAGLPALAWIESDRAFAHAAAATPLVLRDARGRELTYAGADSALAVLRALVGGAAATSVALGNARDRMRFGLRIDRHAPPSALAGGDGGKRSHDASGARGASVPSSVPSSAAPVSSHLGAMSSTPAAAASAAAASPDKRVPIPATLKATDVAADGEPLGVARYRIDLRETPWHAGAGAIAYLPAGSVVVTDAPELLDGIGMLPADLLVLSTRATAFSRARLVVVDALGETALQGLIPSGTRHVRLLTSLQTSALAPDRLSAPSSGRLKLHDLAFLALKQCYDGVAQQGSFIALLLDAVKDDVLHPDAGMFTGLVKALAIELPHARSLAVLTDDADIRHGVARAERESGAQHLLPVVALCGGRRLTPRVTRDAGELPADGFARLGPDSVVVAFGGARGITAELMKAVAEHFQPTIHLIGSSALDAYGPDVFAGSDEAFARRRPDYIREQKALNPGLPLPAIIKAFERQVEARAARRNIDVMKSYCGPNKVFYLCADVLDADSVRAAVERIAAAGQPIDLVVNAAGLNRSASVNVKSFDDFVAVRDIKIRGYWNVRDAFGAAQPRAWCNFGSFIGLTGQAGETDYASGNDFLNTQAAYHRAALARDEFTIGWTLWRSVGLGANPVTRAFLEKSGLFTSMRTNEGIHHFLREINLTERAASSVHLGDAERRAIEAHLPTFFDAPASAPQARTEQSAQPPSPPAPPRERIAPLPSHDFYLGREVRRTSDSVTFERIFDLRTDAYLQHHVVNRFATLPGTFVPELAAEAAMKLLPGLRVVGFRDAAFRHFLRVYDAQRPSTKRIHAQVVGRDGEAAVVQVRITGDVLAPNGQVLVQDKLHFEIKALVAPRHPNGPVWPMRPDEPRTPVADPYHFESAPVRLTGMFVSTADTGVTATGKVARYQLNVGADDPVFSRFVVPSIMLDGLARVAVLNYVANDYIPLAAPVSIGRIDLYEGGNDCELARRYDRIDLYATPRAFALEGAHGGNRFAAVRPDGRMLMEMSDVSGVVIGYVHRTTLAYVTKAEVDALAARLATERETA; encoded by the coding sequence ATGTCGAATTCCTATCTGTTGGGGAAACGGGTTCTGGTGACGGGCGGGGCAAAGAACGTCGGCAGGGCGATCTGCCGCCGCTTTGCCGAAGAGGGCGCGCACGTCATCGTGAATTTCTTTCATTCGCTCGACGCGTCGAAAGAGACCGCGGCCGAGCTGCGCGCGCTCGGCGCGACGGTCGACGTCGTGCGCGCGTCGGTCGCGCAGCCGGCGCAGGTCGAGCGGATGTTCGACGAAATCGAAGCGAAGTACGGCAAGCTCGACATTCTCGTGAACAACGCGGCGTCGGGCGCGCTGCTGAGCGTCGACGACATCGAGGCCGCGCACTTCGACCGCGCGCTCGACACCAATCTGAAGGGCGCGTTCTGGTGCGCGCGCCGCGCGGCGCGGCTGATGGCGCGCGCGGGCGGCGGCGCGATCGTCAACGTGTCGTCGGTGGGCGCGACGCTCGTGCCGGCGAACTATCTCGTCGTCGGCACCGCGAAGGCCGCGCTCGAATCGCTGACGCGCTATCTGGCCGTCGAGTACGCGAGCCTCGGCATTCGTGTGAACGGCGCGTCGTCGACGCTGATCGATGGCGACGTGGCTGCGCAGTTTCCCGATCCCGAGAACACGAAGCGCTCGAGCATCGCGGCGACGCCGCTCGGCCGCCTCGCGACCGCCGAGGATCTCGCGGACGTCGTGTTGTTTCTCGCGTCCGACGCGGCGCGCTGGATCACCGGGCAGGTGATCGTCGCGGACGGCGGGCTGTCGCTGTGCAGCGAGGCGCTGTCGCCGCGGCGCGAGTGGCGCGACGCGGCGCAGGCGGCGCATGCGGTTTCTTCGTCGGTGCCGGCGGATTCGGCCACGGCTTCAGCATCGGCTCCGGCGGCGGCTCCGGCGACGGCGGAATTCGCGTGCGCATCGCCTTCCGCCCCAATCGACGCGTCTCGCGCGGCAACCGCGCCCGACGACGATACCGACGAAATCGCCGTCGTCGGCATGGGCGTCGCGCTGCCCGGCGCGAGCGACCCGGAGGCGTTCTGGCAGGCGTTGCTGAACGGCCCCGAGCTGTTCGGCAACGTGCCGCCCGATCGTTGGGATTACCGATCGTTCCATTCGACCGATCCGTCGGCGGAAGACAAGAGCTATCAGTCGCGCTCGGTGTTCATCGAGCATTTCGAGCCCGAAGCGCGGCTGCGCGCCGAGATTGAAGCGGCCGCCGCGCCCGGCGAGCTGACGACGCTGTGGCTGCGCCATTCGCTGCGCCAGGCGCTCGACGGCGTGCGCGTGCGCGCGTGCGACCGCGCGTCGTTCGTCGTCGGCTATACGGCGGACGGCAGCCAGCATCTGGAAGAAGGGATGGTGCTCGCAGCGATGCGCGCGCGGCTGCGCGAAACGCTCGACGAGGCCGGCGCGCCGCCCGACGAGCGCGAGCGCAGCATCGCGCAGATCGACGCGGTGCTGCGCGCGCGCTATGCGCGCGGCACGGGCGAGCTGTCCGAATATTTCCCGCATCGCGTCGGCCTGAACGCGATGCGCGGCGTGCTGCCCGACGACGCCGAATACATGATGGTCGACACCGCGTGCTCGTCGTCGCTCTATTCGGTCGACCTCGGCATCAAGAGCCTGCTCGCCGGCAAGCACGACGTCGTCGCGTGCGGCGGCGCGTTCGCGCTCGCGCCGCGCGGCTCGGTGCTGTTCTCGAAGCTGCACGGGCTGTCGAAGAGCGGCGAAGTGCGGCCGCTCGACAAGGCGTGCGACGGCGTGCTGTTCGCCGACGGCGCGGGCGTCGTGATCCTGAAGCGCCTGAAGAGCGCGCTCGCCGACGGCGACCGCGTGCTCGGCGTGCTGAAGGCGTTCGGCTCGTCGTCGGACGGCAAGGGCAAGGCGATCTACGCGCCGAATTCGGCGGGCCAGAGCATCGCGATCGAGCGCGCGTACCGGCAGACCGGCGTGCGCAAGGAAGCGGTCGACTGGGTGGTCGCGCACGCGACGGGCACGCCCGCGGGCGACCTCGCCGAGTTCCAGAGCCTGCGCGACGGGCTCAAGCACGACCGCCCGGTGTACGTGACGTCGAACAAGTCGCTCGTCGGCCATACCGGCTGGGCGGCGGGCGTCGTCTCGCTGATCCAGGTGCTGCTCGCGCTCGAGCACGGCCGCATCCCGCCGCAGCATCGGTTCGCCGAGCCGCCGCGGGAATTCGACATCGAGTCGAGCGGCTTCACGATTCCGACGCAGGCGGTCGACTGGCCGCGCAAGGCCGATGCGGCGCGCGTCGCGGCGGTGTCGGGCTTCGGCTTCGGCGGCACGAACGGCCATCTGATCGTCGGCGAGTATCGGCCGGACCTGAGCGCGTCGCAGCCTGCCGCGCGCGTGAGCCGCGAGCCGCTCGCGATCGTCGGCTGGTCCGCGAAATTCCCGGGGCTCGACGGCCGCGACGCGATCGCCGCGTGGCTGAACGGCGCGGGCGGGGCGCCCGGCGCGAGCTTCGGCCCCGCGTATCCGCTGCCGAGCTTCGACCGTGTGCGGATGCCGCCCGCGGTGCTGCGCGCGCTCGACCGCTGCCAGTTGATGGCGCTCGACGCCGCGCACGACATGCGCGAGCAGTTGCGCGACTACTGGAGCGCGCATGCGAACTCGATCGGCGTGGTGATGGGCCACATGGGGCCGACGCGCAACGCCGCGCTGTATGCGAGCCGCTGCTATGTCGACGACATCGCGGCCGCGGTGCGCGCGAGCTTCGACGACGCATCGCGCGCGCCGCTCGACGATGCGCTCGCGCGCGTCGCCGAAAAGACGAGGCGCCTCGTGCCGCCGACGACCGAGAATTCGTTCCCCGGCATGATGCCGAACGTGATTCCGGCGCGCGTCGCGAACTACCACGACCTGCACGGGATGAACATGACGGTCGACGCCGGGCATGCGTCGACGCTCGCCGCGTTCGAGGTGGCATCGCGCTTCCTGAGAAGCGGCGAGCTCGACATGGTGATCGTCGGCGGCATCAACGGCAACTCGGCCGACGAAGTGCAGCCGGCATTCGATCGGCCGCTCGCCGAAGGGATCGTGCTGTTCGCGGTGACGACGAAGGCGCAGGCCGACGCGGCCGGGCTGCCGGCGCTCGCGTGGATCGAGAGCGATCGGGCGTTCGCGCACGCCGCCGCGGCAACGCCGCTCGTGTTGCGTGATGCGCGCGGCCGCGAGCTCACATATGCGGGCGCCGACAGCGCGCTTGCGGTGCTGCGTGCGCTCGTCGGCGGCGCGGCCGCGACGTCGGTTGCGCTCGGCAATGCGCGCGACCGGATGCGTTTCGGCCTGCGTATCGATCGCCATGCGCCGCCGTCGGCGCTTGCCGGCGGCGACGGCGGCAAGCGCTCGCATGACGCGTCCGGCGCGCGCGGCGCTTCGGTGCCGTCCTCGGTGCCGTCTTCGGCGGCTCCCGTTTCTTCTCACCTTGGCGCAATGTCGTCGACGCCTGCGGCGGCGGCATCCGCCGCCGCCGCGTCGCCCGACAAGCGCGTGCCGATTCCCGCGACGCTGAAAGCGACCGACGTTGCCGCCGATGGCGAGCCGCTCGGCGTCGCCCGCTATCGGATCGATCTGCGGGAGACGCCGTGGCATGCGGGCGCGGGTGCGATCGCGTACCTGCCCGCGGGCAGCGTCGTCGTGACCGATGCGCCCGAGCTGCTCGACGGCATCGGCATGCTGCCCGCCGACCTGCTCGTGCTGTCGACGCGCGCGACGGCGTTCTCGCGCGCGCGGCTCGTCGTCGTCGACGCGCTCGGCGAAACCGCGCTGCAAGGGCTGATTCCGTCGGGCACGCGCCACGTGCGGCTGCTGACGTCGCTGCAAACGAGCGCGCTCGCGCCGGATCGCCTGTCGGCGCCGTCGTCCGGGCGGCTGAAGCTGCACGACCTCGCATTCCTCGCGCTCAAGCAGTGCTATGACGGTGTCGCGCAGCAGGGCTCGTTCATCGCGCTGCTGCTCGACGCGGTGAAGGACGACGTGCTGCATCCCGATGCGGGGATGTTCACGGGCCTCGTGAAGGCGCTCGCGATCGAGCTGCCGCATGCGCGCTCGCTCGCGGTGCTGACGGACGATGCGGACATCCGGCACGGCGTCGCACGGGCCGAGCGCGAGAGCGGCGCGCAGCATCTGCTGCCCGTCGTCGCGCTGTGCGGCGGGCGGCGCCTCACGCCGCGCGTGACGCGCGACGCGGGCGAGCTGCCCGCCGACGGCTTCGCGCGGCTCGGGCCCGATTCGGTCGTCGTCGCGTTCGGCGGTGCGCGCGGGATCACCGCGGAACTGATGAAGGCGGTTGCCGAGCATTTCCAGCCGACGATCCATCTGATCGGCAGCAGCGCGCTCGACGCCTACGGCCCCGACGTGTTCGCCGGCAGCGACGAAGCGTTCGCGCGCCGCCGCCCCGATTACATCCGCGAGCAGAAGGCGCTCAATCCGGGCCTGCCGCTGCCCGCGATCATCAAGGCGTTCGAGCGCCAGGTCGAGGCCCGCGCCGCGCGCCGCAACATCGACGTGATGAAGTCGTACTGCGGCCCGAACAAGGTGTTCTACCTGTGCGCCGACGTGCTCGACGCGGACAGCGTGCGCGCGGCGGTCGAGCGGATCGCCGCGGCCGGCCAGCCGATCGATCTGGTCGTCAACGCGGCGGGCCTGAACCGCTCCGCGTCGGTCAACGTGAAATCGTTCGACGATTTCGTCGCGGTGCGCGACATCAAGATTCGCGGCTACTGGAACGTGCGCGACGCGTTCGGCGCCGCGCAGCCGCGCGCGTGGTGCAACTTCGGCTCGTTCATCGGCCTGACGGGCCAGGCGGGCGAGACCGACTACGCATCGGGCAACGATTTCCTCAACACGCAGGCCGCGTACCATCGCGCGGCGCTCGCGCGCGACGAGTTCACGATCGGCTGGACGCTGTGGCGCTCGGTCGGGCTCGGTGCGAATCCCGTCACGCGCGCGTTCCTCGAGAAGAGCGGGCTCTTCACGAGCATGCGGACCAACGAGGGCATCCATCACTTCCTGCGCGAGATCAACCTGACCGAGCGCGCGGCGAGCTCCGTGCATCTGGGCGATGCCGAGCGGCGCGCGATCGAGGCGCATCTGCCGACGTTCTTCGACGCGCCGGCGTCCGCGCCGCAAGCTCGAACGGAGCAGTCCGCGCAGCCGCCGTCGCCCCCGGCACCGCCGCGCGAGCGCATCGCGCCGCTGCCGAGCCACGACTTCTATCTCGGCCGCGAAGTGCGCCGCACGAGCGACAGCGTGACGTTCGAGCGCATCTTCGATCTGCGCACCGACGCGTACCTGCAGCACCACGTCGTGAATCGTTTCGCGACGCTGCCCGGCACGTTCGTGCCCGAGCTCGCGGCCGAAGCGGCGATGAAGCTGCTGCCGGGGCTGCGCGTCGTCGGCTTCCGCGACGCCGCGTTCCGCCACTTCCTGCGCGTGTACGACGCGCAGCGGCCGAGCACGAAGCGCATCCACGCGCAGGTCGTCGGCCGCGACGGCGAAGCGGCGGTCGTGCAGGTGCGGATCACGGGCGACGTGCTCGCGCCGAACGGGCAGGTGCTCGTCCAAGACAAGCTGCACTTCGAGATCAAGGCGCTCGTCGCGCCGCGCCATCCGAACGGGCCCGTCTGGCCGATGCGGCCGGACGAGCCGCGCACGCCGGTTGCCGATCCGTACCACTTCGAATCGGCGCCCGTGCGGCTGACGGGCATGTTCGTGTCGACCGCGGACACGGGCGTCACCGCAACGGGCAAGGTCGCGCGCTACCAGTTGAACGTCGGCGCCGACGACCCCGTGTTCTCGCGTTTCGTCGTCCCGAGCATCATGCTCGACGGCCTCGCGCGCGTCGCGGTGCTGAACTACGTCGCGAACGACTACATTCCGCTCGCCGCGCCGGTATCGATCGGCCGGATCGATCTGTACGAAGGCGGCAACGACTGCGAGCTTGCGCGCCGCTACGACCGGATCGATCTGTACGCGACGCCCCGCGCGTTCGCGCTCGAAGGCGCGCACGGCGGCAACCGCTTCGCGGCGGTGCGCCCCGACGGCCGGATGCTGATGGAGATGAGCGACGTGTCGGGCGTCGTGATCGGCTACGTGCACCGCACGACGCTCGCATATGTGACGAAGGCCGAGGTCGACGCGCTCGCCGCGCGCCTCGCAACCGAGCGGGAGACGGCATGA